A window of the Harmonia axyridis chromosome 5, icHarAxyr1.1, whole genome shotgun sequence genome harbors these coding sequences:
- the LOC123679962 gene encoding neuferricin homolog produces the protein MLGKVALISILVVLIAIFFGDDILDVIEDYDSNEPGKPLMFTASSLSDFDGKNSPKLYLSIMGLVFDVSKGVKHYGPGASYNFFVGKDATRNFVDGNFECKKNCDDASGLNPQELRSLMNWVNFYRKNYEEVGKLIGKYYNLEAELSPYGKEIYKLIEKALKEETEEDRLKLKYPGCNMEWNYEQGTHIWCTDQSGGIKRNWIGFPRKFFSLGSKEYRCACVREQDLDSSNTKEYDGCDSKSTDCYFKT, from the exons ATGTTGGGAAAGGTAGCATTGATCTCAATTTTAGTTGTTCTTATTGCTATTTTTTTTGGCGATGATATTCTCGATGTAATTGAGGATTATGATTCAAATGAACCAGGAAAACCTCTTATGTTCACTGCTTCAAGCCTCTCTGATTTTGATGGGAAAAATTCTCCAAAGTTATACTTAAGCATAATGGGTCTAGTCTTTGACGTATCGAAGGGTGTGAAGCATTATGGTCCAGGCGCATCCTATAACTTTTTTGTAG GAAAGGATGCTACTAGAAATTTCGTTGATGGCAATTTTGAATGCAAGAAAAATTGTGATGATGCCTCTGGTCTGAATCCTCAAGAACTGAGATCTTTAATGAATTGGGTCAActtttatagaaaaaattatgaagaagTTG GTAAACTTATTGGAAAGTATTATAATTTAGAAGCTGAACTGTCACCATATGGAAAGGAGatatacaaattaattgaaaaagcATTAAAAGAAGAAACAGAAGAAGATCgtttaaaattgaaataccCAGGATGTAATATGGAATGGAACTATGAACAGGGTACTCATATTTGGTGTACTGATCAAAG tggAGGAATTAAAAGAAACTGGATTGGATTTCCTAGGAAGTTCTTTTCACTAGGTTCTAAGGAATATAGATGTGCTTGTGTTAGAGAACAAGACCTTGATTCGTCAAATACGAAAGAATATGATGGCTGTGATTCTAAGAGCACCGATTGTTATTTTAAGACTTAg